From a single Miscanthus floridulus cultivar M001 chromosome 8, ASM1932011v1, whole genome shotgun sequence genomic region:
- the LOC136471311 gene encoding GDSL esterase/lipase At2g04570-like, whose translation MSALRHSLPIILLQLYMLCVLPPAAAKVTALIVFGDSTVDTGNNNYISTLVKSDFAPYGRDLRPPGSGSGGQPTGRFSNGRLAVDFISEAFGLPPLVPAYLDPNVNMSSLATGACFASAGAGYDNATSDLFSVLPLWKELDYFKEYAAKLRSFQGEDRAQETLSEALYLVSMGTNDFLENYYAVRSGHAAEYAESASGYAGYLLGVAESFARALHALGARKLDLNGLPPMGCLPLERHAATGACTEEYNAVAWAFNAGLRDLVARLDDGDGGLGGGARVVYGDVYGPVSDVLADPAAYGFEDVAAGCCGTTGRFEMGYMCNEASLLTCADAGKYAFWDAIHPTEHLHRFLADRKMNTTLYVFQ comes from the exons ATGTCGGCATTGCGGCATTCTCTACCGATCATCCTCCTGCAGCTGTACATGCTCTGCGTCCTACCACCGGCGGCGGCTAAGGTCACTGCGCTGATCGTGTTCGGCGACTCAACGGTCGACACGGGCAACAACAACTACATCTCCACGCTCGTCAAGAGCGACTTCGCGCCCTATGGCCGCGACCTCCGGCCGCCGGGAAGCGGCAGTGGTGGCCAGCCCACCGGCCGGTTCTCCAACGGCCGTCTCGCCGTCGACTTCATCTCCGAGGCTTTTGGCCTCCCCCCACTCGTGCCGGCGTACCTGGACCCCAACGTCAACATGAGCAGCCTTGCCACCGGCGCCTGCTTCGCTTCTGCAGGAGCCGGCTACGACAACGCCACGTCTGATCTTTTT TCCGTTCTGCCGCTGTGGAAAGAGCTGGACTACTTCAAAGAGTACGCGGCGAAGCTGAGGAGCTTCCAGGGCGAGGACAGGGCTCAGGAGACGCTGTCGGAGGCGCTCTACCTCGTGAGCATGGGCACCAACGACTTCCTGGAGAACTACTACGCCGTGCGGAGCGGCCACGCGGCGGAGTACGCGGAGTCGGCGTCGGGCTACGCGGGCTACCTCCTGGGCGTGGCGGAGTCGTTCGCACGCGCGCTGCACGCGCTGGGCGCGCGCAAGCTGGACCTCAACGGGCTTCCGCCCATGGGGTGCCTCCCGCTGGAGCGCCACGCGGCCACGGGCGCGTGCACCGAGGAGTACAACGCCGTGGCTTGGGCCTTCAACGCGGGCCTCCGCGACCTGGTGGCGCGCCTGGACGACGGCGACGGaggcctcggcggcggcgccagGGTTGTCTACGGCGATGTGTACGGCCCCGTGTCGGACGTGCTCGCCGACCCGGCGGCGTACGGGTTCGAGGACGTCGCGGCCGGGTGCTGCGGCACCACCGGGCGGTTCGAGATGGGGTACATGTGCAACGAGGCCAGCCTGCTGACGTGCGCGGACGCCGGCAAGTACGCGTTCTGGGACGCCATCCACCCCACGGAGCACCTCCACCGCTTCCTCGCCGACCGCAAGATGAACACCACGCTGTACGTGTTCCAGTAA